NNNNNNNNNNNNNNNNNNNNNNNNNNNNNNNNNNNNNNNNNNNNNNNNNNNNNNNNNNNNNNNNNNNNNNNNNNNNNNNNNNNNNNNNNNNNNNNNNNNNNNNNNNNNNNNNNNNNNNNNNNNNNNNNNNNNNNNNNNNNNNNNNNNNNNNNNNNNNNNNNNNNNNNNNNNNNNNNNNNNNNNNNNNNNNNNNNNNNNNNNNNNNNNNNNNNNNNNNNNNNNNNNNNNNNNNNNNNNNNNNNNNNNNNNNNNNNNNNNNNNNNNNNNNNNNNNNNNNNNNNNNNNNNNNNNNNNNNNNNNNNNNNNNNNNNNNNNNNNNNNNNNNNNNNNNNNNNNNNNNNNNNNNNNNNNNNNNNNNNNNNNNNNNNNNNNNNNNNNNNNNNNNNNNNNNNNNNNNNNNTGTAGGTACCGGAACGGCAGTGCGTAATACGTACGTGCGCCATATAGGACACGTTCCAGCGGGTCGTTTTGGTATCTTGGTGCTGGTGCACCTGTGTGACCTTGCGTATGTCTAGGTTCCATCCGTCGTAGCCGAAGATATCGTTGAGGGTGCGGGTCACGCCTTCTCCGCTGAGGTAGAGCATTTTGCGATTGCCGGGTCCGGGTCGGGTGGAGAGTTCGCGCTGTAACGGTTTAGTGGCGAGCAAGCGATCGACCGTAATGGGACGTCCGTGGTGATCCATAAGCACGGATCGATCCGTTGGATTTCGTACATAATCGACGGGGCGTGGAGCGGTGGCGGGAGTTTTATTGTTGTGGTGGGGGCTGCTACTGTTGTTGACCATCCGGTTGTCGTAAACGGCTCCGGGGGGTTGATAGGTTGATTGGACGTAGGCTTCCGTAGCGGAAAAAGCAGACATGGTGGCATCCATGTCCATGGAGGAGGCGG
This sequence is a window from Phaeodactylum tricornutum CCAP 1055/1 PHATR_bd_44x36 genomic scaffold, whole genome shotgun sequence. Protein-coding genes within it:
- a CDS encoding predicted protein, with product MNPPAKVDPRGHADGNPNTSGDSHSSLLNTVNKTASSMDMDATMSAFSATEAYVQSTYQPPGAVYDNRMVNNSSSPHHNNKTPATAPRPVDYVRNPTDRSVLMDHHGRPITVDRLLATKPLQRELSTRPGPGNRKMLYLSGEGVTRTLNDIFGYDGWNLDIRKVTQVHQHQDTKTTRWNVSYMAHTGFTI